The following proteins are co-located in the Doryrhamphus excisus isolate RoL2022-K1 chromosome 3, RoL_Dexc_1.0, whole genome shotgun sequence genome:
- the LOC131125105 gene encoding gastrotropin-like gives MSFAGRWETETQEGYDAFCKLLGIPADIIEKGRDYKLITEVTQDGNDFSWTQVYPTDAKVTNKFTVGKECDMETIGGKKFKATVLMEGGKLSVTFPNYHHTSEISGGKLIETSTAGSVVLKRTSKKL, from the exons atGTCTTTCGCCGGAAGATGGGAAACTGAAACCCAGGAAGGATACGACGCATTCTGCAAGCTGCTTG GTATCCCCGCTGACATCATCGAGAAAGGCCGCGACTACAAGCTGATCACGGAGGTGACCCAGGATGGAAACGACTTCTCCTGGACTCAGGTCTACCCCACCGACGCCAAGGTCACTAACAAATTCACAGTTGGCAAGGAATGCGACATGGAGACCATCGGAGGGAAGAAGTTCAAG gCCACCGTGTTGATGGAGGGAGGCAAGCTGAGCGTCACCTTCCCAAATTACCACCACACCTCCGAGATCAGCGGGGGGAAACTCATCGAG ACCTCCACGGCCGGCTCTGTCGTGCTGAAGAGAACCAGCAAGAAGCTCTAA